In a genomic window of Actinomycetes bacterium:
- a CDS encoding CPBP family glutamic-type intramembrane protease, translating to MRRRAGAAPSRDASARDASARDAPARDAPALAAPALAAPALVALALVAPVRAGRADAPLAAGLAAAYAAFALTFRGPRRSFWQRMTTTGLVLGGLALAAEPELRRIRFGRAEVAAGLGSAAGLYGVFLVGDRLARRLLPKGAQEIGDIYALRHLRPGPELTARLGLVIGPAEELFWRGFVNERLGRHWGRWPGAALGAAAYGGAHVATGNFTLLGAAGVAGTYWSALAAAGMPMGALVVSHVAWDLWTFLAAPTSEASDQQRS from the coding sequence GTGAGGCGCCGGGCAGGGGCCGCGCCGTCCCGGGATGCGTCGGCCCGGGATGCGTCGGCCCGGGATGCGCCGGCCCGGGATGCGCCGGCCCTGGCCGCGCCGGCCCTGGCCGCGCCGGCCCTGGTCGCGCTGGCCCTGGTCGCGCCGGTACGAGCCGGCCGGGCCGACGCGCCGCTGGCCGCCGGGCTGGCCGCCGCCTACGCGGCCTTCGCGCTCACCTTCCGCGGGCCGCGGCGGTCGTTCTGGCAGCGCATGACCACGACCGGGCTGGTCCTGGGTGGCCTGGCCCTGGCCGCCGAGCCAGAGCTGCGGCGGATCCGCTTCGGCCGGGCCGAGGTCGCGGCCGGGCTCGGGTCCGCGGCCGGGCTGTACGGCGTGTTCCTGGTGGGCGACCGGCTGGCCCGCCGGCTGCTTCCCAAGGGGGCCCAGGAGATCGGCGACATCTACGCGCTGCGCCACCTGCGCCCGGGCCCGGAGCTGACGGCCCGGCTCGGGCTTGTCATCGGGCCCGCCGAGGAGCTGTTCTGGCGCGGGTTCGTCAACGAGCGGCTCGGCCGGCACTGGGGCCGCTGGCCGGGCGCGGCCCTCGGCGCGGCCGCCTATGGCGGCGCCCACGTGGCGACCGGGAACTTCACCCTCCTCGGGGCGGCAGGCGTGGCCGGCACCTACTGGTCGGCCCTGGCCGCGGCCGGCATGCCCATGGGCGCCCTGGTCGTGAGCCACGTGGCCTGGGACCTGTGGACGTTCCTGGCCGCCCCGACCTCCGAGGCATCTGACCAGCAGCGTTCCTGA
- a CDS encoding LLM class flavin-dependent oxidoreductase, whose protein sequence is MAELSRPVGLGLAARGSVTDAVAWAEQAGRAGLDSVWIHDSYFERDAVTYASAVAVQVPGIRVAMGALNPLTRHPVLVAMTVSAIDEMAPGRVILGMGTGLPLRLAQMGIPYSPEAGVEAVSRAIDTMRALWSGERVPSATPGLPPVQPMFPTVHRVPIYVAAYRSAFLELAGQKADGYLARPAESVPSLAKMLVRLRAASVAAGRPEDAVDVAGYLLTLVDRTRKEALNRAKREPFVIYMMSVQSDLAMRRAGLDPELKDRVAAAWRAEDYHGAARLIPDELLDAFMLCGTREEVAARAADYHEAGMDRPVLQPVLQEEDQVREVLAAAVEYGTASAPAQVPAVRGAPAVRGAPASQGAPAGLDEQRLGLGTRLGRRVAAWSEIARPFSFTASTVPVAAAGALAAVDHRLSWPLFLAALVASVLLHLGTNVINEIYDVRKGIDDITSPRASHALLKGRLSEREAFALAAAAFAGATMVGVGLVVTRGWPVAVLGLLGLVGGFGYTAPPLQYKFHALGVPLVFLLMGPLMVGGAYYVITGTLTWAALAASLPVGLLVTAILHGNEWRDVSDDARAGISTLSIRTGRRVAHLLYLSLVVGAYVALALAVAAGTLPPPSLLAMLSLPLLVRAIRSSELGASGQQRAIAMIDLETAQLHAAFGFLLVAGLAIAALR, encoded by the coding sequence ATGGCCGAGCTCTCGAGGCCGGTCGGGCTGGGACTGGCCGCCCGCGGCAGCGTGACCGACGCCGTGGCCTGGGCCGAGCAGGCCGGGCGGGCCGGGCTCGACTCGGTGTGGATCCACGACAGCTACTTCGAGCGCGACGCGGTGACCTACGCATCGGCCGTCGCCGTCCAGGTGCCCGGGATCCGGGTCGCCATGGGCGCGCTCAACCCTCTCACCAGGCACCCGGTGCTGGTCGCGATGACCGTGAGCGCGATCGACGAGATGGCGCCCGGCCGGGTGATCCTCGGCATGGGCACCGGGCTGCCGCTGCGCCTGGCCCAGATGGGCATCCCCTACAGCCCGGAGGCCGGGGTGGAGGCGGTCAGCCGCGCGATCGACACCATGCGGGCGCTGTGGAGCGGCGAGCGCGTCCCGTCCGCCACCCCGGGCCTGCCCCCGGTGCAGCCGATGTTCCCGACCGTGCACCGGGTGCCGATCTACGTGGCCGCCTACCGGTCGGCGTTCCTCGAGCTGGCCGGGCAGAAGGCCGACGGCTACCTGGCCCGCCCGGCCGAGTCGGTCCCGTCGCTGGCCAAGATGCTCGTGAGGCTGCGGGCCGCCTCGGTGGCCGCCGGGCGTCCGGAGGACGCCGTGGACGTGGCCGGCTACCTGCTCACGCTCGTCGACCGGACCCGCAAGGAGGCCCTGAACCGGGCCAAGCGCGAGCCGTTCGTGATCTACATGATGAGCGTGCAGTCCGACCTGGCAATGCGCCGGGCCGGGCTCGACCCGGAGCTCAAGGACCGTGTCGCGGCGGCCTGGCGGGCCGAGGACTATCACGGGGCGGCCAGGCTCATCCCGGACGAGCTGCTCGACGCGTTCATGCTCTGCGGCACCCGGGAGGAGGTGGCGGCACGGGCCGCCGACTACCACGAGGCGGGCATGGACCGGCCGGTGCTCCAGCCCGTGCTCCAGGAAGAGGACCAGGTACGCGAGGTGCTCGCGGCCGCCGTGGAGTACGGGACCGCGAGCGCGCCAGCCCAGGTCCCGGCCGTGCGTGGCGCACCCGCCGTGCGTGGCGCACCCGCCAGCCAGGGTGCACCCGCCGGCCTGGACGAGCAACGCCTCGGGCTCGGCACCCGGCTGGGCAGGCGGGTGGCGGCCTGGTCGGAGATCGCCCGGCCGTTCAGCTTCACCGCCTCCACCGTGCCGGTGGCGGCGGCCGGCGCCCTGGCCGCCGTCGACCACCGGCTCTCCTGGCCGCTGTTCCTGGCCGCACTGGTCGCCTCCGTGCTCCTGCACCTCGGCACCAACGTCATCAACGAGATCTATGACGTGCGCAAGGGCATCGACGACATCACCTCGCCGCGAGCCAGCCACGCCCTGCTCAAGGGCCGGCTCAGCGAGCGCGAGGCGTTCGCGCTGGCCGCGGCCGCGTTCGCCGGCGCCACCATGGTCGGGGTCGGCCTTGTCGTGACCCGGGGCTGGCCGGTCGCCGTGCTCGGGCTGCTCGGGCTGGTGGGCGGCTTCGGCTACACGGCGCCGCCGCTCCAGTACAAGTTCCACGCGCTCGGTGTGCCCCTGGTCTTCCTGCTGATGGGGCCGCTGATGGTCGGTGGAGCGTACTACGTCATCACCGGCACGCTGACCTGGGCGGCGCTGGCGGCCAGCCTGCCGGTTGGGCTGCTGGTCACCGCGATCCTGCACGGCAACGAGTGGCGGGACGTGAGCGACGACGCCCGGGCCGGCATCTCCACCCTGTCCATCCGGACCGGGCGGCGGGTCGCCCACCTGCTCTACCTCTCGCTCGTGGTCGGCGCCTACGTGGCCCTGGCCCTGGCCGTGGCCGCCGGGACGCTGCCGCCGCCGAGCCTGCTCGCGATGCTCTCGCTGCCCCTGCTGGTCCGGGCCATCCGGTCCTCGGAGCTGGGGGCGAGCGGGCAGCAGCGGGCGATCGCCATGATCGACCTGGAGACCGCCCAGCTCCACGCGGCATTCGGGTTCCTGCTGGTGGCCGGCCTGGCCATCGCGGCGCTCCGGTGA
- a CDS encoding aminotransferase class V-fold PLP-dependent enzyme has protein sequence MDIRTLLERTAAHAAGFLEGLPERPVGPTATLEQLHKTLGGPLPAGPGDPGQVIDDLAAAAEPGLSAIPSGRYFGFVIGGAVPAALAADWLTATWDQNAGLYAISPAAAVVEDVTGRWLAELLGLPVGVSFAYVTGCQMANFTALAAARHHVLAATGWDVETLGLAGAPQIRVLAGEERHVTIDRALRYLGLGTASLRAVPVDGQGRIRPDALQTALAEPGGPAIVCAQVGNVNTGAIDPVGPICDAAHEIGAWVHVDGAFGLWAGASPSLAPLVEGAGQADSWATDGHKWLNVPYDSGLVFTAHPLAHRAALAVVASYLIHADEDARRDAAMWTPEFSRRARAFPVWAAIRSLGRSGIAELVERCCAHARRFADRLGGQAGVEVCNEVVLNQVLVRFLDPAGDHDARTREVVRRVQEDGTCWLSGSTWQGRAVMRISVSNWSTTTEDVDRSVAAILQAAAQTP, from the coding sequence ATGGACATCCGGACGCTGCTCGAACGCACTGCCGCGCACGCGGCCGGCTTCCTCGAAGGGCTTCCCGAGCGGCCGGTCGGCCCGACCGCCACCCTCGAGCAGCTCCACAAGACGCTCGGCGGGCCGCTGCCCGCCGGGCCTGGCGACCCCGGGCAGGTCATCGACGACCTCGCCGCCGCGGCCGAGCCGGGCCTGTCCGCGATCCCCTCCGGGCGCTACTTCGGCTTCGTCATCGGCGGCGCCGTTCCGGCCGCCCTGGCCGCCGACTGGCTCACGGCCACCTGGGACCAGAACGCCGGCCTGTACGCGATCAGCCCGGCCGCCGCGGTGGTCGAGGACGTCACCGGCCGCTGGCTGGCCGAGCTGCTCGGCCTGCCCGTCGGCGTGTCGTTCGCCTACGTCACCGGCTGCCAGATGGCCAACTTCACCGCCCTGGCCGCCGCCCGCCACCACGTGCTCGCGGCCACCGGCTGGGACGTCGAGACCCTGGGCCTGGCCGGCGCCCCCCAGATCCGGGTCCTGGCCGGCGAGGAGCGGCACGTCACCATCGACCGCGCCCTCCGCTACCTCGGCCTCGGCACCGCGAGCCTGCGAGCGGTCCCGGTCGACGGGCAGGGCCGGATACGCCCGGACGCGCTGCAGACCGCCCTGGCCGAGCCGGGCGGGCCCGCCATCGTCTGCGCCCAGGTCGGCAACGTGAACACCGGCGCCATCGACCCGGTCGGTCCGATCTGCGACGCCGCCCACGAGATCGGCGCCTGGGTCCACGTCGACGGGGCGTTCGGGCTCTGGGCAGGGGCCAGCCCGTCGCTCGCGCCCCTGGTGGAGGGAGCCGGGCAGGCCGACTCGTGGGCCACCGACGGCCACAAGTGGCTGAATGTCCCCTACGACTCCGGGCTGGTGTTCACCGCCCACCCCCTGGCTCACCGGGCGGCCCTGGCGGTGGTGGCGAGCTACCTCATCCACGCGGACGAGGACGCCAGGCGGGACGCGGCCATGTGGACCCCGGAGTTCTCGCGCCGCGCCCGCGCGTTCCCCGTCTGGGCTGCGATCCGCTCGCTCGGCCGGTCCGGCATCGCCGAGCTGGTCGAGCGCTGCTGCGCACACGCGCGCCGCTTCGCCGACCGTCTCGGCGGGCAGGCAGGCGTCGAGGTCTGCAACGAGGTCGTCCTCAACCAGGTGCTGGTCCGCTTCCTCGACCCGGCCGGCGACCACGACGCTCGCACCCGCGAGGTCGTCCGCCGGGTCCAGGAGGACGGGACCTGCTGGCTCAGCGGCTCGACCTGGCAGGGCCGGGCGGTGATGCGCATCTCGGTGTCCAACTGGTCCACCACCACCGAGGACGTGGACCGGTCCGTGGCGGCGATCCTGCAGGCCGCCGCGCAAACGCCCTGA
- the pruA gene encoding L-glutamate gamma-semialdehyde dehydrogenase, which translates to MSWPTGTTTATACVPDPVNEPVRTYAPGTPERSRLEQRLAAMGKERIEAPMVIGGTAVSGRSTFPAAAPHRHDLVLADVHAAAPEHVHQAIDAALAVAADWAALPWEERAGVFLRAADLLAGPWRDTVNAATMLGQSKSAHQSEIDAACELADFWRFNARFAADIYAEQPISAAGVWNRMDYRPLEGFVLAMTPFNFTSIAGNLPTAPALMGNVAIWKPSEKQALSAHYLMELLQAAGLPDGVVNLVHGDGALVSDVAMAHPAFAGLHFTGSTAVLRGLWRKAGERIDGYRNYPRLVGETGGKDFVVAHASADVERLVVALGQGAFEYQGQKCSAASRAYVPRSLWPAVREGIADLAGSLPMGDVADLSNFLGAVIDERAFRRHVEAIEQARSAGAEVVAGGTGDDREGWFVQPTVLRTDDPRSDTMTQELFGPILTVYVYEDADWETALDLVDESPYGLTGSVFASDRRAVLDAMGRLRYAAGNFYVNDKPTGAVVGQQPFGGARASGTDDKAGSALNLLRWVAPRAIKETSSAATDWRCPHLG; encoded by the coding sequence ATGTCCTGGCCAACCGGAACCACCACCGCGACCGCGTGCGTGCCCGACCCGGTCAACGAGCCCGTGCGGACCTACGCGCCGGGGACACCCGAGCGGAGCCGGCTCGAGCAGCGCCTGGCCGCCATGGGCAAGGAGCGGATCGAGGCGCCCATGGTCATCGGCGGGACCGCCGTCTCCGGCCGGTCGACGTTCCCGGCCGCCGCCCCTCACCGCCACGACCTGGTCCTCGCCGACGTGCACGCGGCCGCGCCGGAGCACGTGCACCAGGCGATCGACGCCGCGCTGGCCGTGGCCGCCGACTGGGCCGCGCTGCCCTGGGAGGAGCGCGCCGGGGTGTTCCTCCGCGCCGCCGACCTCCTGGCCGGGCCGTGGCGGGACACGGTGAACGCGGCCACGATGCTCGGGCAGTCGAAGTCGGCGCACCAGTCGGAGATCGACGCCGCCTGCGAGCTGGCCGACTTCTGGCGCTTCAACGCCCGCTTCGCGGCCGACATCTACGCCGAGCAGCCGATCTCAGCCGCGGGCGTGTGGAACCGGATGGACTACCGGCCGCTCGAGGGGTTCGTGCTCGCCATGACCCCGTTCAACTTCACCTCGATCGCCGGCAACCTGCCGACCGCGCCGGCGCTCATGGGTAACGTCGCCATCTGGAAGCCGTCCGAGAAGCAGGCGTTGTCGGCCCACTACCTCATGGAGCTGCTGCAGGCGGCAGGGCTCCCCGACGGGGTGGTCAACCTCGTCCACGGCGACGGCGCGCTGGTCAGCGACGTCGCCATGGCCCACCCAGCCTTTGCCGGGCTGCACTTCACCGGTTCGACGGCGGTGCTCCGGGGCCTGTGGCGGAAGGCGGGCGAGCGGATCGACGGCTACCGGAACTACCCGCGGCTGGTTGGCGAGACGGGGGGCAAGGACTTCGTGGTCGCCCACGCCTCGGCCGACGTTGAGCGGCTGGTGGTCGCCCTCGGTCAGGGGGCGTTCGAGTACCAGGGCCAGAAGTGCTCGGCCGCCTCGCGCGCCTACGTCCCCCGCTCGCTCTGGCCGGCCGTGCGGGAGGGCATCGCCGACCTGGCCGGCTCGCTGCCCATGGGCGATGTCGCCGACCTGTCGAACTTCCTCGGCGCGGTCATCGACGAGCGCGCGTTCCGCCGCCACGTCGAGGCCATCGAGCAGGCCCGGTCCGCCGGGGCCGAGGTGGTGGCCGGCGGCACGGGCGACGACCGCGAGGGCTGGTTCGTCCAGCCGACGGTGCTCCGCACCGACGACCCCCGCTCCGACACGATGACCCAGGAGCTCTTCGGCCCGATCCTGACCGTCTACGTCTACGAGGACGCCGACTGGGAGACCGCCCTGGACCTGGTGGACGAGTCGCCCTACGGCCTGACCGGGTCGGTGTTCGCCAGCGACCGCCGCGCGGTCCTCGACGCCATGGGCCGGCTCCGCTACGCCGCCGGGAACTTCTACGTCAACGACAAGCCGACCGGCGCCGTCGTCGGCCAGCAGCCGTTCGGGGGCGCCCGCGCCTCGGGCACCGACGACAAGGCCGGCTCGGCGCTGAATCTCCTCCGCTGGGTCGCGCCCCGAGCGATCAAGGAGACCTCCTCCGCCGCCACGGACTGGCGCTGCCCCCACCTCGGCTGA
- a CDS encoding MFS transporter translates to MTSTGTPGPPKAGGPPAAQPQRLRLYGWRHPAILTAAGLSVAAGFAQFGVTTALADVAKAFGEPTDGTSVAARVGLSFTTLGVGLAIIRLAALGSLPLAGLADRLGRRRVLLGCSALGLAISAAAALSPTYWWFVALFALGRPLLSATNAVSGVLAAEETRSADRAKAIALVTAGYGIGAGLTAIVRGVAGDALSFRGLFALLLLPLAAIPLLSRWLEEPERFEQVRRTARRAGTPGRRGLVLVRLSAVQRTRLWLLTLLTGALGFVTGPANSLLFVYSESVLGLSRSTTAVMVAAAGPIGLAGLLAGRWAADRLGRRVTAATSQAVVAVACVLTYSGSAAGAISGYLLAILASSAFAPALGALASELFPTSVRATVAGWLSAGGVLGAVSGLVVFGLLVTALDNFWAAAALVATPVALLSPLFTRLPETVGLELEQSAPESAPA, encoded by the coding sequence GTGACGTCCACCGGCACCCCCGGCCCGCCGAAGGCGGGCGGCCCGCCCGCTGCCCAGCCCCAGCGGCTGCGGCTGTACGGCTGGCGCCACCCAGCGATCCTCACCGCGGCCGGGCTCTCGGTCGCCGCCGGCTTCGCCCAGTTCGGGGTCACCACCGCGCTCGCCGACGTCGCCAAGGCGTTCGGCGAGCCGACCGACGGCACGTCGGTAGCGGCCCGGGTCGGGCTGTCGTTCACCACCCTGGGGGTCGGCCTCGCGATCATCCGGCTGGCCGCGCTCGGCAGCCTCCCGCTGGCCGGGCTGGCCGACCGCCTCGGCCGGCGGCGGGTGCTGCTCGGCTGCTCGGCGCTCGGGCTCGCCATCTCGGCGGCGGCCGCGCTCAGCCCCACCTACTGGTGGTTCGTGGCGCTGTTCGCCCTCGGCCGGCCCTTGCTCTCGGCCACCAACGCGGTCAGCGGGGTGCTCGCGGCCGAGGAGACCCGCAGCGCCGACCGTGCCAAAGCTATCGCTCTGGTCACGGCCGGCTACGGCATCGGCGCCGGGCTCACCGCCATCGTGCGCGGCGTGGCCGGCGATGCGCTCAGCTTCCGGGGCCTGTTCGCCCTGCTGCTGCTCCCGCTGGCGGCGATCCCGCTGCTCAGCCGCTGGCTCGAGGAGCCCGAGCGGTTCGAGCAGGTCCGGCGGACTGCGAGGCGGGCCGGGACGCCGGGACGCCGGGGCCTCGTCCTGGTCCGCCTGAGCGCTGTGCAGCGGACCCGTCTGTGGCTGCTCACGCTGCTCACCGGCGCTCTCGGCTTCGTGACCGGCCCCGCCAACAGCCTGCTGTTCGTGTACTCCGAGAGTGTGCTGGGCCTGAGCCGGTCCACCACCGCTGTGATGGTGGCGGCGGCCGGCCCCATCGGGCTCGCCGGGCTCCTCGCCGGACGGTGGGCGGCCGACCGGCTGGGCCGGCGCGTCACCGCGGCGACCTCCCAGGCCGTGGTCGCTGTGGCTTGCGTGCTCACCTACAGCGGGTCGGCAGCGGGCGCGATCTCCGGCTACCTGCTCGCTATCCTCGCCTCGTCGGCGTTCGCGCCGGCACTCGGCGCGCTGGCCAGCGAGCTCTTCCCGACCAGCGTGCGCGCCACCGTGGCCGGCTGGCTGAGCGCCGGCGGCGTCCTCGGAGCGGTCAGCGGCCTGGTTGTGTTCGGCCTGCTCGTCACCGCGCTGGACAACTTCTGGGCCGCGGCGGCCCTGGTCGCCACCCCGGTGGCCCTGCTCTCGCCGCTGTTCACCCGCCTGCCCGAGACGGTCGGCCTAGAGCTCGAGCAGTCAGCCCCGGAGTCAGCCCCGGCGTGA
- a CDS encoding PRC-barrel domain-containing protein, whose translation MPALDQETLNRWRYMVMVDSAGLTVGPISEFYLDRETGQPTWALVGTGLFGAKQTFVPLTQATQQGSEIVVPYPKALIREAPRIEVHGQLSPDEEATLFGHYGLDYWATTGVAPPGGTGVADPGGTDVAPAGGTDVAPPGGIDVFDQEQTGGRKDPGHSGRDRGQD comes from the coding sequence ATGCCGGCCCTGGACCAAGAGACCCTGAACCGCTGGCGCTACATGGTGATGGTGGACTCCGCAGGGCTCACCGTCGGCCCGATCAGCGAGTTCTACTTGGACCGTGAGACCGGCCAGCCGACCTGGGCCCTGGTCGGCACCGGGCTGTTCGGCGCCAAGCAGACCTTCGTCCCGCTCACCCAAGCGACCCAGCAAGGCAGCGAGATCGTCGTGCCCTACCCGAAGGCGCTGATCCGGGAGGCACCCCGGATCGAGGTGCACGGCCAGCTCTCCCCCGACGAGGAGGCCACCCTGTTCGGCCACTACGGCCTTGACTACTGGGCCACCACGGGGGTCGCCCCGCCTGGCGGCACCGGCGTCGCCGACCCCGGCGGCACCGACGTCGCTCCCGCTGGCGGCACCGACGTCGCTCCCCCTGGCGGCATCGACGTGTTCGACCAGGAACAGACGGGTGGCCGGAAGGACCCGGGCCACAGCGGGCGAGACCGCGGGCAGGACTGA